Genomic window (Streptococcus porcinus):
TAATACTTTTGCTAAGTCATGAAGCATTATTCCAGAAAAAAGTAGACTCTTATTTAGTTCGGGATAAATATCCCCAATACTATCTGCTAAACGAACCATAGTTGCAGTATGATAAGCTAGGCCTGATTCAAAAGCATGATGATTGGTTTTGGCAGCTGGATAAGTATAAAATTCCTTGTCAAATTTTCGATAAAGCGCCCTAACAATCCTTTGCCAAGTTGCGTTTTCAATTTTAAAAAGCATTTGTTCTAAGTAATCGCGAACATCATCAACACTCACTGGAGCCTTCTCTCTAAATTCACGTGGATCATTTGGCTCCCCTTCTCTTGTATTACGGAGGGTAATCTGGTTAACCTGAGGTGTTCCATTATAAACCTCTCGTCGCCCTTTCATATGAACAACCTTTCCAGCCACAAATTCCTCTACATTGTAGGGTTGTGCATCCCAAAGATTGCCTGAAATTTCACCAGAATCATCTTGAAAAGTAAAGGAAATAAAATCCTTACCCGCCCTTGTTTTTCTTACTTCTGCTGATTTAATCAGATAAAAGCCCTCAAACAGTTGGTCTTTCTTCATTTGGTTAATTTTCATAGGTATCCTCTTCTATATCAGGTATATTAAGCAAAGCTTCAGTATCCTTATCTTGATAAGTTTCAACTTTTGTCAAAGCTCTAACAATGGCCTTACTGCGTGTTGAAATTAAGTTGTCTAATGTTGAGTTTGCTGTCGAAATTTGTTTTTGCGCCTTGACTAAAATAGTTCCAAACTTTTCAAACTCACTTTTAACATTGCCTAAAATTTTGCTAATATCATCAGCATTTTTTTGAATATTTAAGGTTTTAAAACCTACCGATAGAGAATTAAGCAGAGCCGATAAGGTAGATGGACCTGCCACAACGATATTATCTTCCCTTCGAAGTGCATCAAAAAAGGCTGCGCTGCGAACCACTTCTGAGTAGAGACCTTCAGTCGGTAAGAAGAGAATCCCAAAGTTGGTTGTTTCAGGTGGCTTAATGTATTTTTTGTTAACATCTTTAGCAAAACGTTTAATAGCAGCAAGTAAGGCTTTACGAGTCTGTTCAATCTGCTCTTTGTCTCCAGATTCATAGGCATCTTCTAGACGATAATAGTCTTCCAAGGGAAACTTGGAATCAATCGGCAGATAAACATACTCTCCTTCGTTTTGACCAGGAAGTTTGATGGCATACTCAACGCGTTCACTAGAGCCTTTGATGGGTGAAAACTCTTTTTCATACTGTTGAACTGTTAGAATATCTTCAATAATCTGTCCTAATTGAAGTTCCCCTAAAATACCGCGTGTTTTGGTGTTAGATAGGACTTTATTTAAGGTACCGACATCTTTAGCAACTGTGCGCATCTCGCCTAAACCAAGATTGACATTTTCCAATTGTTTAGACACTGTTTCAAAAGAAACTTGCAGACGTTTATTTAAAGTTTCTTCTAACTTTTCCTCCACAGTCCGACGCATCTCTTCCAAGCGTTTCTCGTTGGAGTCCTGCATTTGCTTGACGGATTGGGAAAGATTCTTGTCAATCAGTTCCAACCTCTGATCACTACGATCACGACTCTCTGATAAATTATGATACAAAACAGTCTTTAAATCATTAAGTTGTTGATAAAGATCTGTTTGATTGCGGTTCAACAAGGAACTGACTTCAATAATCTGATTTTTACTATAACTTTCTAA
Coding sequences:
- a CDS encoding 3'-5' exoribonuclease YhaM family protein, producing MKINQMKKDQLFEGFYLIKSAEVRKTRAGKDFISFTFQDDSGEISGNLWDAQPYNVEEFVAGKVVHMKGRREVYNGTPQVNQITLRNTREGEPNDPREFREKAPVSVDDVRDYLEQMLFKIENATWQRIVRALYRKFDKEFYTYPAAKTNHHAFESGLAYHTATMVRLADSIGDIYPELNKSLLFSGIMLHDLAKVLELTGPDHTEYTVRGNLIGHISLINEEITKVINELQIDDTKEEVTVLRHLILSHHGQLEYGSPVRPRIMEAEMLHMIDNIDANMMMMLTALNRVGEGEMTSRIFAMDNRSFYKPKY
- a CDS encoding DNA recombination protein RmuC, translated to MGIIIVVLYQKVQSLEAQFQKTLENNADNLSDQLSYQLESYSKNQIIEVSSLLNRNQTDLYQQLNDLKTVLYHNLSESRDRSDQRLELIDKNLSQSVKQMQDSNEKRLEEMRRTVEEKLEETLNKRLQVSFETVSKQLENVNLGLGEMRTVAKDVGTLNKVLSNTKTRGILGELQLGQIIEDILTVQQYEKEFSPIKGSSERVEYAIKLPGQNEGEYVYLPIDSKFPLEDYYRLEDAYESGDKEQIEQTRKALLAAIKRFAKDVNKKYIKPPETTNFGILFLPTEGLYSEVVRSAAFFDALRREDNIVVAGPSTLSALLNSLSVGFKTLNIQKNADDISKILGNVKSEFEKFGTILVKAQKQISTANSTLDNLISTRSKAIVRALTKVETYQDKDTEALLNIPDIEEDTYEN